A window from Cryptomeria japonica chromosome 1, Sugi_1.0, whole genome shotgun sequence encodes these proteins:
- the LOC131056857 gene encoding UDP-glycosyltransferase 85A1-like isoform X2, which yields MDIARGKPATLPEGFEERTKDRGLIVKWAPQVRVLSHPSVGGFLTHCGWNSCLESMSMGIPMLGWPYFCDQFLDCRFCKDVWKIGIDLKGVDVDENVVVTREEIEKGVRRLMEGPKARELRKRGMELKEAAFKAVAQGGSSFTNLNRFIHDMAQVSKSASV from the coding sequence ATGGATATTGCGAGAGGCAAGCCTGCAACTCTGCCGGAGGGTTTTGAAGAGAGGACAAAAGATCGGGGACTTATTGTGAAATGGGCGCCTCAGGTGAGGGTTTTGAGTCACCCTTCGGTAGGAGGGTTTCTCACCCACTGCGGGTGGAACTCGTGTTTGGAAAGCATGAGCATGGGAATTCCAATGCTTGGATGGCCCTATTTCTGTGATCAGTTTCTTGATTGCCGCTTCTGCAAGGATGTGTGGAAGATTGGCATTGATTTGAAAGGCGTGGACGTTGATGAAAATGTGGTAGTTACGAGGGAGGAGATAGAGAAAGGCGTGAGGAGACTGATGGAGGGTCCAAAAGCGCGGGAGCTTAGAAAAAGAGGAATGGAGTTGAAGGAGGCTGCATTTAAAGCGGTTGCGCAGGGAGGTTCTTCTTTTACCAATTTGAACAGGTTTATTCATGATATGGCACAAGTTTCCAAATCGGCTTCTGTTTAA
- the LOC131056857 gene encoding 7-deoxyloganetin glucosyltransferase-like isoform X1, with protein MKMNGLHAVMVPFPVQGTINPLINLAHLLSSRGVFITFVNTEWSHKCMAKAAHNDDELSTSTFKFLTIPDGLPPDHGRLSNSAEYATAVQNLGPVLEYHLLRSLSDETPPYTCIITETFMSCTYEVANKMGLPRVIFWTMCAASSIAQCNANLLLSNGHIPVKVEESKRADKVITCLPGNLPPLLPTDRIHQTFYFSTVSVSPNFKVREIMCWSTRSMSWRLPTR; from the exons ATGAAGATGAATGGCCTGCACGCAGTGATGGTGCCTTTCCCTGTGCAAGGCACCATCAATCCTCTTATCAATTTGGCTCACCTCCTCTCTTCACGAGGGGTTTTCATCACCTTCGTCAACACGGAGTGGAGTCACAAGTGCATGGCCAAAGCCGCTCATAATGATGATGAACTCTCCACTTCCACATTTAAGTTTCTCACCATTCCAGATGGGTTGCCGCCAGATCATGGCCGTCTCTCCAATTCTGCCGAGTATGCAACGGCAGTGCAAAACCTTGGCCCCGTCTTGGAGTATCATTTGCTCCGCAGCTTATCTGACGAAACTCCTCCGTACACTTGCATTATAACAGAAACTTTTATGTCTTGCACTTATGAAGTGGCCAACAAGATGGGATTGCCCCGAGTCATCTTTTGGACAATGTGCGCCGCCTCTTCCATTGCTCAGTGCAACGCCAACCTTCTCCTCTCCAATGGACATATTCCTGTCAAAG TGGAGGAATCGAAGAGGGCAGACAAAGTGATTACTTGTTTGCCAGGTAATCTTCCGCCTTTGTTGCCGACCGATCGGATACATCAGACGTTTTATTTCAGCACTGTCTCCGTGAGTCCCAATTTCAAAGTAAGGGAGATTATGTGCTGGTCAACACGTTCGATGAGCTGGAGGCTCCCGACACGGTAA